In a single window of the Deltaproteobacteria bacterium genome:
- a CDS encoding tetratricopeptide repeat protein, whose product MHFRVKRRTILIFVMVIFSCVGHLRAEGRGYDVIEQVSTHSEEDVSSVLIKLTGYPAHKVIPVEDREMLVAFKDTELSGDVYASETIVGDKLVKGVEITQKACRVVCVLVKTYKPYREIEYQVKEGKDLLCIEIRTKSKHHEKGLKQSMSPKPPLDELTGFDAAVWTDDSFGANGSVRPGPGTDLFLEAAEFCKMGKWEKAIPILEKVIQSYPESRHSERAYFLLAKSFHGKFEKEIPEHLLDITAHYQAAISKFPESDYVPGARVSMGNCYLEANQYHQAMTHYDLVGKENKDPRAAAEALLQRGRVLAATRKPLEALQAFEELQRRYPKTRFATKAKIEVAKTFFDMKSFKRSLRTLNEITKTRPDEIYKNSDILLYTGNNYCELGQLQEARDAFSKVLNYFPELESADLLLTRIADTYREEGLSDEACKLYDLVARTYPEAEGGLISLLRLAAEAEKAEAKNTPAQDQGIPVMKTAHEIYEQIIEAFPDNSLSQLAMLKLANIQQKDTRYEQSIKTLKDLLAKHPATKLRQQVETSLQQTLLKLALVQKKNGDYEKSVLTLREILVDYSRTNLREEIKSELQASLETIFERKRKSGEIESIVSYYEKMKSSLPFGEMGNVLLLLGEAHKRLHLYGHALLMFSKARNFSADKDQQIRILLGLGESAYKVKKFDEAEGSLKDFVTRYPGHREASNAYYWLGSIFLERRQYEPALESLRAALGKNSETDDRVKILTAMAKASNAQGHYENGVRSLKDVVALLSLNKGSPSEDLFLAYRELGETYVKLGQKEKAVPVFKSALELGSKRQDIQSLQFRLAQCYQWVKATSKAQDVLNQIVASGDPFWSKVAQAQINEINIKESVDKFGYGLKKS is encoded by the coding sequence ATGCATTTTAGAGTCAAACGACGGACTATTCTGATTTTTGTTATGGTGATTTTTTCCTGTGTTGGACATCTGCGTGCCGAAGGCCGAGGCTATGACGTTATTGAGCAGGTTTCGACCCATTCTGAGGAGGACGTCTCCTCGGTCCTTATCAAATTGACAGGTTATCCCGCCCATAAGGTAATCCCTGTTGAAGATCGGGAGATGCTAGTTGCCTTCAAGGATACCGAACTTTCAGGGGATGTCTACGCCAGCGAGACCATAGTGGGAGACAAACTAGTGAAGGGCGTAGAGATAACCCAGAAAGCATGCCGTGTGGTTTGTGTGCTTGTCAAGACGTACAAGCCATATAGGGAGATTGAATACCAGGTAAAAGAGGGCAAAGATCTTCTTTGCATTGAAATTAGAACCAAATCGAAGCATCACGAAAAAGGCTTGAAACAATCCATGTCCCCAAAGCCACCTCTTGACGAGTTGACTGGTTTTGATGCAGCAGTGTGGACAGATGATTCGTTTGGTGCAAATGGCTCGGTCAGACCAGGACCAGGCACTGATCTCTTCCTGGAAGCTGCAGAGTTTTGCAAAATGGGGAAATGGGAAAAAGCCATTCCGATTCTTGAGAAAGTTATTCAGTCCTATCCCGAAAGCCGGCATTCAGAACGTGCCTATTTCCTTTTGGCCAAGAGCTTCCATGGCAAGTTTGAAAAAGAGATCCCTGAGCATCTTCTTGACATTACCGCGCATTATCAAGCCGCCATCAGCAAGTTCCCGGAATCTGACTACGTGCCCGGCGCCAGGGTATCCATGGGAAACTGTTACTTAGAGGCAAATCAATACCATCAAGCTATGACGCACTATGATCTTGTCGGGAAGGAAAACAAGGACCCCAGAGCTGCTGCTGAGGCCCTGCTTCAACGGGGCAGGGTTCTTGCCGCCACCAGGAAACCCTTGGAGGCGCTTCAGGCCTTTGAGGAGCTTCAGAGACGTTATCCCAAGACACGATTTGCCACAAAAGCAAAGATCGAGGTAGCAAAGACATTCTTTGACATGAAATCCTTCAAGCGTTCCCTAAGGACCCTTAACGAAATCACGAAGACACGGCCAGATGAGATCTACAAGAATTCAGATATCCTGCTGTACACTGGCAACAACTACTGCGAACTGGGACAACTGCAAGAAGCCAGAGATGCTTTCTCCAAGGTCCTTAATTACTTCCCTGAGCTGGAATCAGCTGATTTGCTCCTAACAAGGATTGCCGACACCTATCGTGAAGAAGGGCTGAGCGATGAGGCGTGCAAGCTGTATGACCTGGTTGCAAGGACATATCCCGAAGCCGAAGGGGGCCTGATTAGCTTGCTTCGTCTTGCTGCGGAAGCCGAAAAAGCCGAAGCTAAAAACACGCCTGCACAAGACCAAGGAATACCTGTTATGAAAACAGCTCATGAGATCTATGAGCAAATCATAGAGGCATTTCCTGACAATTCGTTATCTCAGCTTGCCATGCTGAAGCTTGCCAACATCCAGCAGAAAGACACGCGTTACGAGCAGAGTATCAAGACGCTTAAGGATCTACTGGCCAAACATCCCGCAACAAAATTGAGACAACAGGTGGAGACTTCCCTGCAACAGACATTATTGAAGCTTGCCCTTGTCCAGAAGAAAAACGGAGACTACGAAAAGAGCGTTCTTACCTTGAGAGAGATCCTGGTTGACTATTCCAGGACAAACCTGAGGGAGGAGATCAAGTCCGAGCTTCAGGCATCACTGGAAACGATTTTCGAACGAAAAAGGAAAAGTGGCGAAATTGAGAGTATAGTAAGTTATTATGAGAAGATGAAATCTAGCTTGCCTTTCGGAGAAATGGGGAATGTCCTGTTGCTCCTTGGCGAGGCTCATAAGAGACTTCATTTGTACGGACATGCCCTTTTAATGTTCAGCAAAGCCCGAAATTTCTCTGCGGACAAAGATCAGCAGATCAGAATCCTGCTTGGTCTGGGGGAATCTGCCTATAAGGTAAAGAAATTTGATGAAGCTGAGGGGTCGCTGAAGGATTTTGTCACAAGATACCCTGGGCACAGGGAGGCTTCAAACGCTTATTATTGGCTAGGCAGTATTTTTTTGGAACGTCGACAATACGAGCCAGCCCTGGAGTCCTTAAGGGCTGCTCTTGGGAAAAACTCCGAAACAGACGATCGAGTCAAGATCCTAACGGCAATGGCCAAAGCATCAAACGCTCAGGGACATTATGAGAATGGCGTAAGGTCGCTGAAAGATGTCGTCGCCCTATTGAGCCTGAACAAAGGCAGTCCCTCAGAGGATCTGTTCCTTGCGTACCGAGAACTGGGCGAGACTTATGTGAAACTGGGACAAAAGGAAAAGGCTGTGCCTGTCTTCAAGAGTGCCCTGGAATTGGGCTCAAAGCGCCAGGACATCCAGAGCCTGCAGTTCAGGCTTGCACAATGCTATCAGTGGGTAAAAGCTACGAGCAAAGCACAAGACGTGTTGAATCAGATCGTGGCCTCCGGGGACCCATTCTGGAGCAAGGTTGCCCAGGCGCAAATCAATGAGATCAATATTAAAGAGTCTGTCGACAAGTTTGGTTATGGCTTGAAGAAGTCAT